Proteins encoded together in one Syntrophorhabdaceae bacterium window:
- a CDS encoding JAB domain-containing protein, with amino-acid sequence LILLNTRNKIIGLSTVSIGTLNASLVHPREVFKDAIRHSASSVVIAHNHPSGDPEPSEEDLKITRRLVESGKILGIEVLDHIIIGKDTFVSLKTKGLL; translated from the coding sequence CTCATCCTTCTCAATACACGCAATAAGATCATCGGTCTCTCTACCGTTTCCATAGGCACCCTCAACGCAAGCCTTGTCCATCCCCGTGAGGTCTTCAAAGACGCGATCAGACACAGCGCATCGTCTGTGGTGATAGCTCACAACCATCCATCCGGTGACCCTGAGCCATCGGAAGAGGATCTCAAGATTACCCGGCGGCTTGTGGAATCCGGGAAGATACTCGGCATCGAGGTCCTCGATCATATCATCATCGGAAAGGATACTTTTGTCAGCCTGAAAACGAAAGGGTTGTTGTAG